The genomic segment ATCCGCTTCGTATCCATCTATTTTAAACTTTTTAATTCCAAAACAATCTAAAAGTTCTTCTATTCTTGGTATTTGAGCCACTAAATCTTCTGGTGCAGATTCTCTTTGAGCTTTATATTCTTTATACATTTCAGTTCTTTTTAACGTTGATCTTTTTACATCAAAAGCTGCTCCTATATAATCTGGCTCTAGTTGATTTATTATACTTAAAAGAGTGTTTACAAATCCATAAACCGCTCCTGTTGGTTCATTTTTAGTTCTAAAATTTAGGTTTCCATAAAAGGCTCTATACATTATAGCACTTACATCTAATAAAACTGCTTTTTTCATTCTATTCCCCTTTCTAAATTATTTTCATTTTTCATATCATTATACCATATTCAACACCTTTGTTAAAAAAATTATTTATAAATAAATATTATTTTTCTCATTTTTCTGTTATAATTTATGTGTATAAACTTAAATGTAGGAGGTATTTATGAATCTAGTTGTATTAATTGGACGTTTAACTAGAGATCCTGAACTTAAATTTGGTCAAAGTGGTAAAGCATACTCAAGATTTAGTTTAGCTGTTGACAGACCTTTTTCAAAAGGAGAAGCTGACTTTATTAACTGTGTGGCTTTTGGAAAAACAGCTGAGCTTATTGGTGAGTACCTAAGAAAGGGAAGAAAAGTTGCTGTTAACGGTAGACTTCAAATGAATAGATATGAGGTTAATGGAGAAAAAAGAACAACTTATGATGTACTTGTTGAGAGTATGGAATTTGTTGAGGGAAGAGGAGAATCTTCAGCTCCTTCTGATTTTGCTCCAACACCATCTTACTCAGCACCTAAAGCTGCTGAAAAGCCATCAAATGATGACTTTGGTGGAACATCTTTTGATGAAGATGAGTTCCCATTCTAATAATTAAATAATACTAAACTACTAGGGGTGCCTTTTGGCTGAGATTTTACCCTTAGAACCTGATCTAGTTAATACTAGCGTAGGGAAGTAGTTATCTATCACTTTTATTTTTTAATTGTGCATATTAAGCTATTTTCCTGTTTTTTTTGGAAGGTAGCTTTTTTTATTTACAAAATTTTAAGGAGGATTACTTATGTTTTCAAAAGAGTTGTATGAAAGTGCTAAGAATATTTGGGATAGTTATTACGAACATCCATTTGTTAAAGGAATAGGAGATGGATCTTTACAAAAAGAAAAATTTAAATTTTATATTATTCAAGATTATTTATATCTTTTAGAATACGCTAAGCTTTTTGCTTTAGGAGTTATTAAAAGTAAAACTGAAAATGATATGAAAAAATTTGCAAGTCTTACTGACGGGATTTTAAATTCAGAAATGGGAATCCATAGAATATATATGAAAAAATTAGGAGTTAATGAACTTGATATTTCCAATGCAAATCCAACTTTAGATAATATTTCCTATACAAGTTATATGTTATCCGCTTCTCATTGCGGTGATATTAAAGAAATTGCTGTTGCTGCTCTTTCATGTATGTGGAGTTACAAAATGATTGGAGACAATCTAAAAAAATTATACAGTTTAAATAATAATTTTTATCAAGAGTGGATTGATTGTTACTGTTCTGAAAGATATGCAGAACTGACAAAATGGAATATTGAATTAGTTGAAAAATATTGTCAAAATATTACTTCTGCAGAAAAAGAACATTTAAAATCTATTTTTATTAATTGTAGTATTTATGAATCTAAATTTTGGGATATGTCGTACAAAGGGAAGCTTTAAAATGAATATACTTGAAGCAAAAAATATCACTTTTAGTTATGATGATGATTCTATTATTTTAAAAAATCTTTCTTTCCATATAAAAAAAGGAGAATTAATTAGTATTGTTGGTGGAAGTGGTTGTGGAAAATCCACTATTCTTAAAATTTTAACAGGAATTGAAAAAAATTCTCAAGGAAATATAAATACCAATGATTTATCATATATGCCACAATCTGATACTTTACTTCCTTGGAGAAATATTCTCGACAATATTCTTCTTCCTGCTGAAATAAAAAAAGAAAACTTAAAAAAAGCAAAAGAAAAAGCAATTACTTATTTAAAAAGATTGGAGTTATTTGATTATGCTTATAATTTTCCAAAAGATTTGTCAGGCGGAATGAAACAACGAATTTGCTTTATCCGAGCCCTTATAAATGACAATGAACTTTTATTATTAGATGAACCTTTTTCAGCTTTAGACTCTATAACTAGGGAAGATTTGCAAAAGTGGCTTTTAAAAAATCTTTCCTTATTAAAAAAAAGTATGATTTTTATAACTCATGATATTGATGAA from the Candidatus Cetobacterium colombiensis genome contains:
- the tenA gene encoding thiaminase II, giving the protein MFSKELYESAKNIWDSYYEHPFVKGIGDGSLQKEKFKFYIIQDYLYLLEYAKLFALGVIKSKTENDMKKFASLTDGILNSEMGIHRIYMKKLGVNELDISNANPTLDNISYTSYMLSASHCGDIKEIAVAALSCMWSYKMIGDNLKKLYSLNNNFYQEWIDCYCSERYAELTKWNIELVEKYCQNITSAEKEHLKSIFINCSIYESKFWDMSYKGKL
- a CDS encoding ABC transporter ATP-binding protein — protein: MNILEAKNITFSYDDDSIILKNLSFHIKKGELISIVGGSGCGKSTILKILTGIEKNSQGNINTNDLSYMPQSDTLLPWRNILDNILLPAEIKKENLKKAKEKAITYLKRLELFDYAYNFPKDLSGGMKQRICFIRALINDNELLLLDEPFSALDSITREDLQKWLLKNLSLLKKSMIFITHDIDEAIFLSNRILVCSEKPISFFKEFNIPPNINSEQKLQLKKEILKAIKGEASYEKN
- a CDS encoding single-stranded DNA-binding protein codes for the protein MNLVVLIGRLTRDPELKFGQSGKAYSRFSLAVDRPFSKGEADFINCVAFGKTAELIGEYLRKGRKVAVNGRLQMNRYEVNGEKRTTYDVLVESMEFVEGRGESSAPSDFAPTPSYSAPKAAEKPSNDDFGGTSFDEDEFPF